A stretch of DNA from Streptomyces xanthii:
CGACGGCCGCCCCGACGAGGATCACCCACAGGTCGGTGCTGTCGACGATGCGGATCCCGTAGCCGAGCGCGAGGACGACGCCGCCGGCGGCGAGGGTGACGCGGGGGCCCCACCGGGTGGAGATCCGGGCGGACACGGGCGAGAAGAGGAGCATGATGACGCCGCTGGGCAGCATGCACACGCCGGTCGCGACGATGGACAGGCCGAGTCCGTAGCCGGTGGCGACGGGTGCCTGCACGAGCTGCGCGGTCACCAGCGAGTTGGCGTAGAAGGCGAAGCCGGTGAACAGGGCCGCCAGGTGCGGGAGTCCGACGCGGCGGCCGGCCGCGAGCCGCAGGTCGACCAGCGGCTGAGCGGTGCGCAGCTGCCACAGGGCCCACAGCGCGAGGATCACGACGGCGCCCGCGAACAGGCTGAGGACCGTCGCGCTGCCCCAGCCCCACTGGCCGCCCTGCGAGACGCCGAGCAGCAGGCAGACGAGTCCGGCGGCGAGCCCGGTCGTGCCGAGCGCGTCGAAGCGTCCGGGCGAGCGGACCGGAGACTCCCGTACCGCCCACCACGCGGCGCCGAGGCCGAGGGCGCCGAGCGCGGCGGTCGCCCAGAACATGACGTGCCAGTTCGCGTACTGGACGACGAGCGCGGCGAGCGGCAGTCCGAGTCCGGCGCCGATGCCGACGGTGGAGCTCATCAGGGCGACGGCGGAGCCGGTGCGGTGGGGCGGCAGTTCGTCGCGCAGGATGCTGATCGAGAGGGGCACCACGGCCGCGGCGGCTCCCTGGAGTGCGCGCGCGGCGATGAGGACGCGGATGTCGGAGGTCAGCGCGCAGAGCACGGAGCCCGCGGTCATGAGGGCGAGCGCGCCGAGCAGGACGCGCCGCTTGCCGTACATGTCGCCGGCCCGGCCGAGCACCGGGGTGAGCACGGCGCCGGCCAGGAGTGTCGCGGTGACCATCCAGGACACGGCGGCCGGGGAGGCGCCGGTGAGCCGGGGCAGGTCGGGCAGCAGGGGCACGACGACGGTCTGCATGACCGCCATGAGGATGCCGCCGAAGGCGAGGACGGGGACGGTGAACCGCTCGCGCGGGCGCGGCATCGCGGGTATCGGCACGTGGTCCATGGGTCTCCTGCTCAGGGCGTCGGGCGCGGGCCGGTGCGCTCCGGTGGGCGCCCGCGTGGGGTGAATGGCCATTCACCCGGTGGTGAATCAGTATTCACCACCGGGCGCCCGGCTGTCTGCGCCTGTCTCACGCCTGTCCTGCCACCTGCGTCACACCGACCGGCCCCCGCCCCACGGCCCACCGCGCCGGGCCTGTGCGGGCCCGCGCGTCCGGGCGATACTGCGGGCCATGACGCTCACCACGGACACCCCGCGCTTCGGACTCGTCGGTACCGGCCCCTGGGCACGGCGCACCTACGCACCCGTTCTTCAGGCCCATGCCGGAGTGCGGTTCGCCGGGGTCTGGGGCCGGCGCCCCGAGGCGGCCGCGGAGCTGGCCGCCGGGCACGGGACGACGGCGTACGCGGACGTGGACGCGCTGTTCGCGGACTGCGACGCGGTCGCGTTCGCGGTGCCGCCGGACGTGCAGGCGCCCCTGGCGGAGCGGGCCGCCGCGGCGGGCTGTCACCTGCTCCTGGACAAGCCGCTCGCGACGGATCCGGCGGCGGCCCGTGCCGTGGTCGAGGCGGCGGACGCGGCGGGCGTCGCCACGGCGGTGTTCTGCACGATGCGCTACGCGCCGGACGTCGCGGCCTGGCTGGCGGAGCAGTCCGCGACGGAGGGCTGGTTCACGGGGCGGGCCGACTGGTACGGCGCGCTGTTCTCCGCGGAGGACGCCGACGCCGTACGGGCCGCGACACCGTGGCGGGCCGACCGGGGCGCGCTGTGGGACGTCGGCCCGCACGCCCTGTCGATGCTGCTGCCGGTGCTGGGCGACGTGGTCGGGGTGACGGCGGGGCGCGGGCCGGGCGACACCGTGCACCTGCTGCTGCGGCACGCGTCGGGGGCGTCGAGCACGGCGGCGCTGAGCCTGACGGCGCCGCGCGCGGCGGCCGGTGCGGCCGTCGAGTTCCGCGGCGCGGCGGGGGTGACGGTGATGCCGGAGGCGGGCCCGCACCAGGACGCGCCGGCCGCCGCCGTCGACGTACTGCTCCACTCGGCGCGCACGGGCGCGCCGCACGCGTGCGACGCGCGTTTCGGCCTGCGGCTGACGGAGATCCTCGCGGAGGCGGAACGGTCCTTGCCCGAGCACTGAACCGCCCCTTCCAGGGCGCTCGTCCGGCCGCCCTGCCTACGCTGTGCGCATGCCGCTCGAGATCAGCGCCACCAACCCGGAGCACCCGGTGCTTCTGCTCGCCCTCCCCTGGCACATACCGCTCGAGGAGTGGCCCGAGGAGCACCTCGTGCCCCTGCCGCGCGGTATCTCCCGGCACGTGGTGCGCTACGCGCGCGCCGGTGACGAGGTCGTGGCCGTGAAGGAGCTCGCGGAGCGGCCGGCGCTGCGCGAGTACGAGATGCTGCGCACCCTCGACCGGACGGGGATACCGGCGGTGGATCCGCTGGCCGTGGTCACGGGCCGCACGACGGCGGACGGCTCCCCGCTCGAACCGGTCCTGATCACCCGGCACCTCGGCGGTTCCCAGCCGTACCGCTCGATGTTCGAGACGACCTTGCGTCCGTCCACGGTGCACCGGCTGATGGACGCGCTGGCGGTGCTGCTCGTGCGGCTGCACCTCGCGGGCTTCGCGTGGGGCGACTGTTCGCTGTCCAACACGCTGTTCCGCCGGGACGCCGGCGCGTACGCCGCGTATCTGGTGGACGCCGAGACCGGGGAGATCCATCCGCGGCTCAGCGACGGGCAGCGGGAGTACGACATCGATCTGGCCCGGGTGAACATCAGCGGCGAGATGCTCGACCTGGAGGCCTCGGGCGCGCTGCATCCGTCCATCGACCCGATCGAGTTCGGTACGGAGATCGGGCAGCGGTACGCGAACCTGTGGAGCGAGCTGACCCGCACGTCCGTGTATCCACCGGGCAAGCACCACTACATGGAGCGGCGGATCCGGCGGCTGAACGAGCTGGGCTTCGACGTCGCCGAGATGCAGATCTCGCGCTCGCCTCAGGGCGACACGGTGACGTTCGTGCCGAAGGTCGTCGACGCCGGGCATCACCAGCGCCAGCTCCTGCGGCTCACCGGCCTGGACGCGGAGGAGAACCAGGCGCGGCGGCTGCTGAACGATCTGGAGAGCTGGATGGCGACGCAGGACGACGCGCGGGACGCCCGGCCGGAGGTGCTCGCGCACCGCTGGGTCCGTGACGTGTTCCGGCCGACGGTCCGCGCGGTCCGCGACCGCCTCCCCTCCCCCGTGGACCCGGCGGAGCTGTACCACGAGCTGCTGGAGCACCGCTGGTACCTGTCCGAGCGCGACGGGCACGACATCGGGCTGGAGGCGGCGGCCGAGGACTACGTGGCGCACGTGGCCCGGAGGCCTGTCTGAGCGGCGGCCGAACCGGGCCCTAGTGGCCGCCTTCGGGCTTCACGCAGCCCGTGCCCTCCATGTACACGCCGTGGGTCTCGACCCGGAGGAGGTCGCCGACGGAGCCCTCCACGCACACGGGCGTGAGGTCGACGACATAGGTGACCAGGGAACCGGATCCGGCCACCGTGATCCCGGAGGGCCGGTAACCGAGCTTCTCCA
This window harbors:
- a CDS encoding MFS transporter, with product MDHVPIPAMPRPRERFTVPVLAFGGILMAVMQTVVVPLLPDLPRLTGASPAAVSWMVTATLLAGAVLTPVLGRAGDMYGKRRVLLGALALMTAGSVLCALTSDIRVLIAARALQGAAAAVVPLSISILRDELPPHRTGSAVALMSSTVGIGAGLGLPLAALVVQYANWHVMFWATAALGALGLGAAWWAVRESPVRSPGRFDALGTTGLAAGLVCLLLGVSQGGQWGWGSATVLSLFAGAVVILALWALWQLRTAQPLVDLRLAAGRRVGLPHLAALFTGFAFYANSLVTAQLVQAPVATGYGLGLSIVATGVCMLPSGVIMLLFSPVSARISTRWGPRVTLAAGGVVLALGYGIRIVDSTDLWVILVGAAVVSTGTTLAYSALPTLILRAVPAAATASANGVNVLMRTIGQAVSSAAVAAVLVHHTTDVGGLPVPTLHGYQLAFAMAGSVALVATAIALAVPDDRAAGTAGTPVAARAATAKGA
- a CDS encoding Gfo/Idh/MocA family protein, whose translation is MTLTTDTPRFGLVGTGPWARRTYAPVLQAHAGVRFAGVWGRRPEAAAELAAGHGTTAYADVDALFADCDAVAFAVPPDVQAPLAERAAAAGCHLLLDKPLATDPAAARAVVEAADAAGVATAVFCTMRYAPDVAAWLAEQSATEGWFTGRADWYGALFSAEDADAVRAATPWRADRGALWDVGPHALSMLLPVLGDVVGVTAGRGPGDTVHLLLRHASGASSTAALSLTAPRAAAGAAVEFRGAAGVTVMPEAGPHQDAPAAAVDVLLHSARTGAPHACDARFGLRLTEILAEAERSLPEH
- a CDS encoding DUF4032 domain-containing protein, whose product is MPLEISATNPEHPVLLLALPWHIPLEEWPEEHLVPLPRGISRHVVRYARAGDEVVAVKELAERPALREYEMLRTLDRTGIPAVDPLAVVTGRTTADGSPLEPVLITRHLGGSQPYRSMFETTLRPSTVHRLMDALAVLLVRLHLAGFAWGDCSLSNTLFRRDAGAYAAYLVDAETGEIHPRLSDGQREYDIDLARVNISGEMLDLEASGALHPSIDPIEFGTEIGQRYANLWSELTRTSVYPPGKHHYMERRIRRLNELGFDVAEMQISRSPQGDTVTFVPKVVDAGHHQRQLLRLTGLDAEENQARRLLNDLESWMATQDDARDARPEVLAHRWVRDVFRPTVRAVRDRLPSPVDPAELYHELLEHRWYLSERDGHDIGLEAAAEDYVAHVARRPV